The Ptychodera flava strain L36383 chromosome 18, AS_Pfla_20210202, whole genome shotgun sequence sequence TAAAGGCCTTCTAGCAATAAAAGAgttaaatgaaaatttttatgTCTATTCTCGATCAAGAGATAATCATTTTACTAaatatgacaacaaatttgTTCACTTCAAGATAATATATATCAAAGCAACCTCTGTAGAATGGCGTAGAACACATCGAAATGGTGTTTGGAACCACGAAACCCAGAATTACTATATGATAGACGTCCATTACTATAACTACAGCTTGAATTGTTCCCGATTATTCAGATTAATGACCTGACAAATTACGATGAATTGTCAACAAACTAACAATATATcttataattttaattttgattcaaTTTTAATCCTATTCATTATTCACAGAGATGAAATATAGCATGCTGTACGGAAAATGATATCAAGACATAGCCTCCTCTACGGATAAGAAGTGTATGAAGAAATGGCTGCAAGAGCATTTCCGTAAGATTCATTAACGTTGCTTTCATCTCAGTTACCTTGTCGCGTTTTGCTTGCgttttacatgttttatatCCCAATGCTATGGAAACATAAGGGAATTATGATGCGGCGCTGCTTCATACgtttaaataaaaatgttatctgCATCGTGATATTAGTTTGGCCGTTTTTTCATTTATCGGTGTTGTATTGATTCTTGCCATGGAATATGGTGGCAAACACTTAATGTACATAGAAATATGATAAGAGCGATGAACTCAAATCGTATTTCTTCTCCTagatatttgacctttgaccgctCATCTAAAACCCGGGGGTACTAGTAATAGAATAGCTGAAGAAAATACGTTCAAATATTGTTGGAAACTAGCCATAGATCTATAATTGCACATtattttttacagaattttcacATCTCTTATTTTCCAGGAGCATACTTGTTGTGAACGACGAATGGGGAGCAAAGAACAGCTGGGCTGAAATCTCTACTGTCCATCGAGAGATTTGTAGTCTTGCGAAAGAAATAGGAGCTACAGTTTACAGTACCACTCTGAAAGCCAGTGATATCGATAAGCAAGATTGCGACGGCAAACAAGTGAAACTCATCGAGCCACAGATTAAAGCACGCTTGCCAAAAAACGAGAGAACGCCAAAAGTATCGTGGTTGATCCAACATGAATCTTTTTTTCCAGATCTGAAAAACATCCCGAAGGTGGATATCATCATTGGGCATGCGCCAGTGACAGATGACGCCGCTCTCGAGATACGTGAACACGTCTTCCCTGCAGCGAAACTGTACCTGTTCAACCATGTCATTCCTGAAGACATCGAAGCTTACCAGAAAAAGTGGAGCATGAATGAGGTCCAGGAgaaggagaaaaaaattctggACGCGGCCAGAGAAGCAGCAGCAGTGTTTTCGGTAGGTCCTCGGATCTTTGAACATTACAGGAACAAATTTCGAGCATTGGATGCCAAAGATCACATCAAGTACATACCGAGACCAGAGCAGCAGTTCTTTGATGTTCAAATGTCGAAACTCGATGACATCCGTACGATGAGGGTGATTACCTTCGGCCACATCAGCGGAGTCGAGCGACTGAAGGGCTATGATTTAGTGGTCAGCGCTCTGAGCAGAGTAGCTGAAGCTTATCACAGCATGTTTGAGAATCCTCCAGAGTGGATCATTCGAGGAATTCCTAAGGATGAACAGGAGCAGACGATGGAGTTCCTGAATGACAACATGACGAGCGGTCACCTTAACATCAAACCCTACCCATACGGATCGAAGGATGACATCAGGAGAGATCTCCAGCAGAGTCATCTGTGCATTCTGACATCCAGAAGTGAGCCGTTTGGTTTGATCGGTTTAGAAGCCATAGCGGCTGGTATTCCAACACTAATCACTAAGAACTCTGGCTTAGCACAGTACCTGGAGGGACAGTTTCCGCTGCTTGCCCAAGCTATTGTTGTTGATGTCGGTATAAACGAAGTTTCCAAAAACCGTGACATCGAGAAGTGGAAGCAAGAGATTATTCGCGTCTTGAGAGGGTACAGTGTAGCCTTCAACAGAGCGCAGGAACTGAAAAAGGAGCTTAGCAATTGTATGTTGGTCAAGACATCCCATGAAGCTTTCAAGGACTTCTGCCTAAagtagaatacgcctcgggaAAAGAAGATATTCAAAGCCAGATCTTTCAAATTCCCTACAAATCTATCACTTACGCGGActtattttaaagttcttggagtaAGCAAACGTGctccgtcttagtttttcgaaaatcgaaaatgttattttttctcatacagtcaacacagggatggcggcgaTCTTTGATTTCCATTATCGCTAAATgttaaataatttgtttctctagtaccaaaatttgcccggtgacccccgatttttatttttaatttggtaagagaattgttgagagtttcattaaggaaactTTGATCAAAAGTCTAAGTCTTTTACTTaagaggcgcatactacctaaagATAAGCCGTACATAACCATGAAGCTCACAAAAGGAAATAAATGTGTCACTTTGATGTTCATTATTCGCGAAAAAATGTGGCAGAGACTTTCACCAAAGTGTACTTTCCAATATGAAGTATTTTGACTCAAAGTGAAGGAAATTAGCAATGCGATGACAAGGTTAATATCGATAAGTATtattaaatgaataaataagatAGACTACAGCATGAAGAGAAGTAGGTCAAAGAATGAATTAGGTCAAAATCTATATCTACAGTACTAGTAGACGCGTCCCGCTTCTATTTTCTACAGTCAAAGAATTTACTTTACCCTGGATCGTGTCTAATTAAGCTCCTATTGAAAGTTAAAGATACAAGAATGTATGATGACACAGTCATCTATTGCAGTTACAGCGAAAATCGAAGAACTAAATGTCATGCTGATTGGCTTGTCACatacatttttgagcaaaaacaGTTTGATGAAACTCATTCTGCAGAATGGAAAATTTCTATTGATATTcaaagaagaaataaaattgaacAACCACAGATATAAATTTGTCTAGCCTTCCTGTACAGACGTGCCACTCTCTATTACTGTTCTAAATTTCGTCTTGTATTCAACTGTAGAAGTTCTTTGCTTTCTTCTCCCCCTCCTCCCCCCTTCACTGTCACCAATTCATGTCATGGGGCACGATATGTCATGAAATATCGTTTGTAATCTTCACCTACTCTTTGTTTGTATCTTCATTTACTGTGCTGCCATATTACACCGTGACTCTAACGATAGAAATAGTTTCGTAATCACACTGTCCATTGGAGCGTTGTTGTGTAAAGTCAGCAGAACACGGAAGTCCGTCATATGACGAATCATTCCGCATTACTCCACAACTGTGACTCCTGTACATTGCTTATTCCCACACATTGTTTACTAACAAAcgaaattttaaacattattAACAGATTTTAGAAGCAGTGTCCAAATTGTCACTCCATAATATAAATATCTGGGGAAAGCATCATTTAACGGTCTTTTACAATTTTAGAAAGTAGAATCTGAAAATAGAGATTTTTTGTCAAATCCACCacgaattttaaaaatttgcttTTCCTATTTTTACATCTTCGCTACTTTCGCTATATTTATTCCAATAAAACGAAAACAGTTCTAAGTAAATCATTCCCTGGACCGAGTTGTTCAAGTTGGTGTATGAAAAATAGGCCTGTCTTGTATTCTTTGTTTTTTACGCAAAAACAGTTGAGTTTCGTGTATTTGACTTTCCTAGAAGTAGTGCAGGGCAATTTCATCAGAGTTAAGTCTGCGCATAAGGCTTACTGCATTGCGATCATATATAAATCAAGACGGATCCGGATTCCACTATCTTTGGATCATTTCAAGCACCACCTTGCACGTCAGGCAGCTGTGTATCAACAATGACGTCAGCACATACAAAGTTCTAAACTGAATAAGGACAATTCACCGCTTCAAATATTACTCCAAAAGCGGTTTGGACAGAGTAAAACTTTTCTAAGAACTTATGGATGCCTTGAAGAAGCATCTCGGCCCGATTACTGGATGGTCCGATGATCTCCAACACGCATGTGCAGAAATAGATCGAGATTTGCCGTGACGCGAAACTCTATTTCTCTACAAGACGTCGTTTTTAATCACAGGGGCCATCCAGAAATACAATTTGATATTGAACATTTAAACCATAACTTGCAGCATGACCTGGTATTGTCAGTAAGATTGATGGGGCAAGGACGTTCCATAATGTTGCATGGGAAGACCACGAAAGGGTTTTGCCCATGCTAAAACTTTGGTTCTATGTGAATTTCGGCATTTCAGAGAATTTGGATTTAAAATAATCGATATCCAGAAATTTACATTTAAACAGATATTTCTAGGCCTCCTCCTCAACCTTCTCACTTTTTATGTTGGATATACTACATACATGATGAACCGACTATTACTTTGTATATAACGGTTTGTCTGACGTTGGTAGAGTTGATTCTATTATAATAGTCGGTTTTACTTCTAATGTACCTCGAAAATTTACTTTAACCAGGATCGTGTCTTATTAAACTCCTATTGAAAGCTGAGTATCCAAGAATGTGTGATGACACAGTTATCTATCGCAGTTACAGTGAAAATCGAAGAATCGAACATCATGCTGATTTGCTTGTGACagaaatttttgtgcaaaaacAGTTTGATGAAACTCATTTTGCAGAATGGAAATTTTCTACCGATATTCATCGAAGAAACAAAATTGAACAATCACGGATTTATTTGTCTGAAGTAGCCTTTCTGTACAGCATTGTCACTCTCTATCTCTCTGTTCTGAATTTTTGTCTTGCATTCATTTGTAGAGGTCTTTCGCTTACTTCTCGCCCCCTTCTTTCACTGTCACCAATTCATGTCACGCGGCACAATATGTCATACGTGAAATTGTAATCTTCGCCTACTCCTCTGTGTGTTTTTTCACTTACTGTGCTGCGATATTACACCGTGACTCTAACGATAGAAATAGTTTCGTAATCACACTGTCCATTGGAGCGTTGTTGTGGAAAGTTAGCAGAACACTGAAGTCCATCATATGACGCATCAATTCGCATTACTCCGCAAGCGTGACTCTGTTTTTTATTGACtgcttttaatgaaaaatgatattaacagttgtacaaaattcaataaaacCTACGGCATATTTTAATCTCCAAATGATATGATAATTTTGAAGAACATCAAGCGCAGTAATTTAATGAATAATTTCGCATCTATTTAACTCACATACGTATAGGTCCCAAATCCTAAGCAATCTCATACTTAATGTCAGACAAACTTCAAGTTGCACGCAGACTTAATACTTAAGGCTGAGTACTCTACGGATATCGTTGGCGCAACTTAAACAGTCATGATTCGATTTTCATAGTTAGTTATAGTGTTAGGTTACTTGCTGAAGATTAGATGACTTCaaggtattcggtcacctgttttttaatagccaatcacggattttacgcgggtggccgctttttaaaaagggcgccCCCATACGACCAGTCATGCTTACTTAGCAGCGTCGTCTGCATGTCCTTTGACGTCTCAAATATGGAGGACCGACAGCTGCAGGTGTTACGGGGTAGCACGCTAAGCCCCgcccctttaccatatatggaatatgcaaatttacagtgaccgtgtacctttaaGGTACAATGCACCTTCAGGACATgtatagcgctgttcacggttacaggtttgttactaaatatagctgtgcgcgcgcgacatcggacacgcagcttgaaatgcggacaaattttatcaatgttgcatgcgtggctgtttttgcagcttgtactcttgagtcgtgaatatgttttttagtattcactgttacactagcagccgcccactgagatgtattttcgtcgttcttgcatgcgtaattttcaaaagcgtaatcttaaaatgcggacaaatatttatttttgcatattaatgagagaacagtgacgtaaactgtgaacggccctattcggactcttaaattacaattctttttcaATCTACTGCTTGGGGTGGCTAATTTTAAAGTCCTTGAAGTAAGAATGATATTCACcgtgttagtttttcaaaaatcgaaaatttgatttttcctgtcgagttaacacagggattacGGCTATTTTGCATGTCAAATATCTcagaaattattgctctggcctgcgagaatgagaaatgttaggtaatttgtttttctagtaacAAATTGGCCTGGCCGGTGATCCCGATTTATATTCTTATTTCGGcgagagaatgtttgaaagtttcataattgagaaaagtttgagcgaaaaaagttaaagtctttcactttcgaaatgTTTACTACGTTAAACACATACAGGTTTAACTTTTCTAGGCTATGTTATTAGTTGTATTAAATCCTAATTATTATTTTGTTAGCTACTTAGAGCTTTGTCTCATGTAAGAGACATTATTTGTCAACAGTCTAAATATTCCTTTCGTTAGAAGCATAATAATCGCAAAAAGTTTGAAGGTTGCCTTTGATGACAGGTGACATGAGCAATGTTATGATAGATATGTCAACATTTCATGCAGATACATAAGATGCTGTGGTACGGAAAACACAGCATGTCAATTATTGTTCTCTTCACCGTCAATCAGTCTGGGTTACGCTGTGGGTTTCGATGTGATTTCTTCGTCATAAGCACTGTCCTGGGACGAGTGATTGTGAAATCCGTGTGCCACGTCCATGAACCGAGTAGTTGTGAATGCGGCTAACTTTTGGCGCCGTTTATGGATGCGCCATACAATCACTGGTATGACCACCACAACAACGATGACAGCCTCTACTATGAGGATAATTGCTGCAATATTAACACCTGTGAAAGAAACCCAGTAGTAATGTCACAAATCACTGTGCGGATATGAACAAATCAGCTTTTTCAATCGGGCGTTGTAAGATTACTTCTATCTCAACATATGAACCTTACAAATAAATATAGTGTCATTATAATTGAGTTTTTCCAGTCTTGAAAGCTTTCCATTAATTCTATTAAAACTTAAGACAACTTGAGAGTGTTGTGAGAATAAAGAGGAAGGACTGCTTCAACAAAATAAACGAGAACAAAATGGCTGAGAAAATCAAACACGGTGATTGTTTACCTTACAATAACTTGGTAAATAACATTCCTTCTTTCCTTGTCTAAcaatatgaatatttagatATTTATTTGGTGAGTCTCTTCAGGTTGTGTgtttagttagttagttagttagttggTTAGTTGGTTAGTTAGTTAATTAgttaggtaagtaggtaggcaGGCAGATAGGTAgttaggtaagtaggtaggtaggtaggtaggtaggtaggtaggcaggtaggttggtaggtaggtaggtaggtagctatGTAAAATTACGAGAAACCGTGCACAGACCATATCAGATTTAAATGATTTTGCAAAGGTTAATCGAGGAATACTTCAGATTCCCAAAGCCCTTATATTATTACCCGTGACTTTTAAGGATTTTCCGCCATTCTTGATCTGACTGTATAGGCTAAGGTTTCGTGTTGCAATACTAAAACCATGTCCAATTAATTTCTGTTTAACCTGTCAATACAGTCATGTGTGTGTGGTATCCCCAATGTCATTGTTGGCGACAGAAGTTTAGTCCAGACTGGAATCCACATGttaacaaaaacataatacTTATAAAGTACGttactttagcaaaattaatacCAGTAGAacacgggcgacgcgctgataATTAACGTttaaacgtttatttatgggcaagggcaagCGGAAAGCCAAATTGAACGGACCAGAAAGAGCCAAGCACGTTAATTGTAGGCTGTTAGTTGCTGAGTGTCTCGTATGCCGTAGTCATATCTGCCAGACATGCATCATAGCCTTGACCTTACAATCTTTTTATGCATTTTACCTGTTGAATCTTGCTTCCTTTCACCAAGTTTAGTGATactcgtcgtcgtcgtcgtcagaACAACTGCAAAACCATAGAAACGTGAAAGTACATGAGCGAGGAAGTTATGGTAACACACATTTTGTAATAACAACGATGCAAACTGCTCGGATGTACTTGTGTGACAATGAAAGTAGTCCGGCATTTCATGCGTACACTTATATTGGTCATTAGACGTGATAGTTACTAGTCACATATTAGAACTCTGATGTATTCTATTGCATTACTTCTCGGCCGTCGCGTAGACTATTTTCACAGTTGGTATGTGTTATATGCGGTATCCCTGTAGTTTTATTGCCATCAGATACTTTGATCGAGTTTATATTGTTAGTTACAACTGAACAATAATTATATTTCCAACATTCAATCAACTTATTTATACGTATGCCTCCGCACTCATGTTCTGATATTAAAATTTGACAATCGCTATTTCTCTTGTTACGATATCTTCGTTCGATTTTCATAGCATGTCTGTTACGTTGATTTGACTTGCCGCTATCGGTACAGACGACTAACAGCAAAGTGCTGTAAATACCATTGAAGGACAACCGGTATGTACATTGAAGTAGCTTACTTTTAGGTTTTTTACAGACGTATCCCTTTCGTTGAGAACACCTTTGGTCATCCCATTTACCATTGTGTCGCTGCAGTACCACGCAGTCATCATAGCCAAAGGTATCTATCTTATTGGGCTGTCCATTTGCCCACTTTGTGAACTGTAGCGGTGAATTATCGATCCATCTGAAGCCACCTTCAAAATGCATTGACAACTTGATAGTTACCCTATAATTCTAAGAACTTATTCTTCAGTTACACTCAGTGTAAATCCACTAGAATTGAAAATTAAGGCACTGGAGCAAAGAAATAGAAATAGTCTTGTAGCGAGAGAAAGCTATTGCTGATTTGAGATGTCAATGTATACattttagggagcgttcagttattacggcctcGGGTGGGCAGATAAATCCAGGGGTCACCTTGAATTTGAAAACTGTAAAGGGGTCATGTTATAGTCCAACCTATATGTTTGTTTATCCAGATAAGTTTTGTACATATCTTTCCTGAAAACTGGTTAGATCTCAACAGTAGTTTTCACTGTAAAACTAAATAAAagtatatgtattatatatcacaTGAACGTATTGCCTTGGCAACTCGATACAGGTTCTCGTCTTCTTGTAAATTGAGCTCGCTGAGGGCAAATGAAACAACTCCTATCGGACTTTGGCTGAGGTAAGCCTGGGCAATGATTAATTGCAAGGTATGCTAAACCGAAACCTGGCTTACATTGAAAGGTTGCCCTCTTGCTGTTTAATGCTCTACTGTTAATATAAAATCAAATTGCAGGAAAGAGATGTACAAAACTTatctgaataaataaacaaaaaggctggaatataaatgaaaagtttcaatgactttgtttttaatgtcaattagCAATAAGGAAGAAATACGTAAATATACCTTCATGTATTATAACTCTTAAAATAAATAACATGTATCTATATAGTAAAGTATGCTTCAGGTAGCATTATGTCCTAGATCAAGCACTTTTAGCTCACTTAGTTTCTCCTTACCCAAGGAGAGGAGGGTCCCTATAGCTAGGCCTGTAACTTGGCTATCTGACACTTTATGACCTTATATCCTAGCTTTTTTTGGTGATATGAGGGAATTTTAAATGCATCATTTTCCTCTGAAATAATGAATCGATGTGAAAATGCACAATTTACCTTGGAAGTGAGGCTCGATGGAAAGGTGGTTGAATGTTATAGAGTTTCTAATCAACAGGGAACGTATCTCAACAGAAATACTAGGATGTGTGGTCAAAAAAGGGATCACAGAAATGACCATTTAGGTTTTGGTTCAATACATGTTGAGAAATACATGATAAATTACATTTAAATAGGaaattatatttaaattaaatacaTACAATCTGCAAAGAATGAaatagaaagtaaaataaaacataaatacatttcaaatataaaaattcaaaagaaattttagATTGAAACATTTGGAGTGATATGGCATCAAAGTAAGAATTATACAAATAAATCAGTAGTTGTTCTATGCATCTACCCTAGCAACTAACTCATTTATGAGTAatcattttcattgtcaacatcatcatcatcatcatcagcatcgcTGTCTtcttcattatcattatcactgTACTCTACCTCCTCACAGTCCGGTAGTTGCTGGTACAGTTTTGTTTCTTCATAGATTCCCTGAGCTTTACATTTTGCCTCGCCACCAAAATCTCCTGTTTTCAGCAAATGGTCAAAATATGGCATTTCTTTCTTCGAAAGTGGACCGATTTCCTCATTAAGTTGACTGATATTTATTTCTGGATCATCTATGGTACATGGATAGCATTTTCCAATATTGTCAGATGAACTTAACTTCCTACGTAATCTCATCACAGCAAATCTAAACCTTtcttggaagcagtggccgactggttttgtgtgaggcctagcagctaggcgatgttgccgtgagtgtgcgggggttcgaatcccgtttgggttatagtaaaatttatatttctgtcTTTGCCTTCCTTCTATTTTCCTTCCTTTTCCTACTTCTCTTCCTGTTTTCAATATCTATACTAGCAAAGAGTTGTTGAAGTTGAGCAACCGTCCTTTCAAGTTTACAAAATCTCTTTTCCGCTGattatatattgtatttttgatCCGCAAATGgccagtgttatcattctaaatTGGATCAATAGTTACTCAAACTATAGAGGGTTCATGAAAGTTTTGTCATCTTAagagggggtcatcaattttgggTACAATGAgtgggggtcatgaaatttggcTGATGTACATGAAGAATTTGCCAGGCCACCCCCGGATATAATAACTCGACGCTCCCTTAGGATCAGAAAGGACATCATCTCAAACTTAGCGACAGTTGTTGATGCTACTTTGGTTGAACAGCTTCCGTGAGAAAGCTAAATCTTCACTCATTCTGTACAACGGAAAAGGGTCCCTGTGACACTTGACATGGTCAGAATACGATATGATCTCTGGGCGAATTCAGGCGGACGGTAATCATTAAGGAGAACTtaccatgacctttgaccagaCCCAGCCAGATATCTTGGCCGTTTTCAAGCTGTGACAGGATGAATTCACTCTCCTGGTTGTGGTGTATAGTCACTAAGGTAGAGTCCAATTGCATGCAATTAAACTGAGCCTGCTGAGCTCCAACACGACGACCTTTCTCGCCGAAGAAATAACAATCACTGCCATAGGGTATCCACCCAACTTCAACTCCACAGTGCCCTTCGATGTGTTCGGGGGTACTTGGCGGCGGTACTACAACAAAGGATACAATTACAGATTAGAACAGTACAGGTAACGCGAATTTACATCGTAAGGGAGCCGTGATTACTTTCGGTCTGGCGTCGGAGGAATTTTATCGGAAACTCCGACCCCTtacctgccaaccatgatgaatttgagtaacacagaaattttaacTGACTCCCACCCCGCATTTAGgaaattgaaatatgaatacatacatgtatttgtaaaatttacaacaatacaaaaattataaagacctttcaaatcctgaagtacatacagaatgtgttgataagCCAGATATTAACCTTGCCCAGTCATTTAATTTTTCGGTCAGAAAAAACACGAAAGTCTCTCTGGTCTTAAGAAAGACAGCAGTCAATTGCCTTTCTGTTTACTTGAAGGAGGTCACTAAGTGATCCATCTCTGCCTAGAACACAATCCCTTGGTATGTTTTTCTTACAAATTAGCAATATGCCTTTCCTAAGACCCGAAAGACTTTCGACTTTTTCTAACCAGTG is a genomic window containing:
- the LOC139117986 gene encoding uncharacterized protein produces the protein MAARAFPSILVVNDEWGAKNSWAEISTVHREICSLAKEIGATVYSTTLKASDIDKQDCDGKQVKLIEPQIKARLPKNERTPKVSWLIQHESFFPDLKNIPKVDIIIGHAPVTDDAALEIREHVFPAAKLYLFNHVIPEDIEAYQKKWSMNEVQEKEKKILDAAREAAAVFSVGPRIFEHYRNKFRALDAKDHIKYIPRPEQQFFDVQMSKLDDIRTMRVITFGHISGVERLKGYDLVVSALSRVAEAYHSMFENPPEWIIRGIPKDEQEQTMEFLNDNMTSGHLNIKPYPYGSKDDIRRDLQQSHLCILTSRSEPFGLIGLEAIAAGIPTLITKNSGLAQYLEGQFPLLAQAIVVDVGINEVSKNRDIEKWKQEIIRVLRGYSVAFNRAQELKKELSNCMLVKTSHEAFKDFCLK